One genomic segment of Brassica napus cultivar Da-Ae chromosome A3, Da-Ae, whole genome shotgun sequence includes these proteins:
- the LOC106443602 gene encoding protein LURP-one-related 8-like: MTKVHPKFPNTYEESLCDSKAAVVLTVWRKSLLFNCDGFTVYNSNGNLVFRVDNYMNSPKDNIVLMDASGLPLLSIRRKKLSLGDCWAVYDGETQRDPIFTAKKNVSILTNKRSLAWVSAKKTILYEVEGSYGQKSCKIVDVRNKKKTAEIKRKDAMVGGGSFGKDVFKLIVESDMEPRVAMALTIILDQMFRSY, translated from the exons atgacaaaaGTTCACCCAAAGTTCCCAAACACTTACGAGGAAAGCTTGTGTGATAGTAAAGCAGCCGTGGTTTTAACGGTGTGGAGGAAGTCTCTTCTCTTCAACTGCGATGGATTCACAGTTTACAACTCTAATGGAAACCTTGTCTTTAGGGTTGACAACTACATGAACTCTCCTAAAGACAACATCGTCCTTATGGACGCTTCAGGATTACCTCTCCTCTCCATCCGCCGCAAG AAGTTGAGCTTGGGAGATTGCTGGGCGGTATATGATGGAGAAACACAAAGAGACCCAATATTTACAGCAAAGAAAAACGTTAGCATACTAACAAACAAGAGGAGCTTGGCGTGGGTTAGCGCGAAGAAGACAATACTATACGAGGTTGAAGGATCATATGGTCAGAAAAGCTGCAAAATAGTAGACGTGAGGAACAAGAAGAAAACGGCAGAGATCAAGAGGAAAGATGCAATGGTTGGAGGAGGTTCCTTTGGCAAAGATGTGTTTAAACTTATAGTTGAATCGGATATGGAGCCTCGCGTGGCCATGGCATTGACCATCATTCTGGACCAAATGTTTAGATCTTATTGA